Proteins encoded in a region of the Trypanosoma brucei brucei TREU927 chromosome 5, complete sequence genome:
- a CDS encoding threonyl-tRNA synthetase, putative, whose protein sequence is MATAVVGKKKGGATVDLKQLQEPDFWKTRNAIFDELYAAQQEKYKSMQSPISITLNDGKQLPATSWLTTPIDIAKKLSNSLAERVVAARVNEEIWDLTRPFEGDATLELLDWDDADARHVFWHSSSHVLGYALERVFQTRLSVGPALEEGGFFYEGETNRPVTEADYTTIETAMQELVKMKVPFQRLTVKKEDALRLFQYTEFKSKILASKVPENGTCTVYRCGNLIDPCRGPHLPDTGRVKSFSLTKNSSSYFEGKAENAVLQRVYGISFPKQTMLTEWKKLQEEAARRDHRTIGRHQQLFHFHEASPGNAFWLPHGARIYNTLIEFQRKQYRRRGFEEVVSPNMFSSRLWMVSGHWDKYADNMFLINVEKEDHGMKPMNCPGHCLMFAMQPHSYRELPIRYADFGVLHRNELSGALTGLTRVRRFQQDDAHIFCRMDQVKDEIHSALIFLKDVYDVLGFKFFLKHSTRPENKLGSDEMWDEAESYLQAALNSFCGIPDELPDPFNKGSTFVYDGRKESVKKLRAMLKKRGDKKNDENSPADDVWPGPTHEDAWEENTGDGAFYGPKIDIVVEDALRRRHQCATIQLDFNLPKRFGLKYTLPSNAAGDDGPAPKATECHKDPNAELKADKPEGKVEAAAGAPKSSYEKAAHELNIDQRLDANQARPVMIHRAIFGSLERCIAILCEHYGGDWPFWLSPRQVIVVPVSLENAAYAQTVRDTFFAAGFFADVDNGTATLEKKIRNAELARYNFILVVGQAEQEGQSVNVRTRDNRRHGTKTLDEALQWLRELADKYDPSF, encoded by the coding sequence ATGGCCACGGCTGTTgttgggaagaaaaagggaggtgcAACTGTCGATCTCAAACAGCTACAGGAACCTGACTTTTGGAAGACGCGTAATGCCATATTTGACGAATTGTATGCCGCCCAGCAGGAGAAATATAAATCCATGCAGAGCCCCATTTCCATCACCCTCAATGATGGAAAGCAGCTCCCTGCCACGAGCTGGCTCACAACGCCTATTGACATTGCGAAGAAGTTGTCCAATTCGCTCGCGGAAAGGGTTGTTGCTGCGCGTGTAAATGAAGAAATTTGGGACCTTACTCGACCTTTTGAGGGCGATGCCACACTTGAGCTGCTTGATTGGGACGATGCTGATGCTCGCCACGTTTTTTGGCACAGTTCCTCCCACGTGCTTGGTTATGCGCTGGAGCGAGTGTTCCAAACCCGCCTGTCCGTTGGCCCTGCACTTGAGGAGGGTGGTTTCTTCTATGAGGGTGAGACGAACCGCCCGGTGACGGAAGCGGATTACACCACGATAGAGACAGCGATGCAGGAGTTGGTCAAGATGAAGGTTCCATTTCAGCGCTTAACCGTAAAGAAGGAGGACGCCCTTCGACTCTTCCAGTACACAGAGTTTAAGAGCAAGATACTCGCAAGTAAGGTTCCTGAGAATGGCACTTGCACGGTGTATCGCTGCGGGAACCTTATTGACCCCTGCCGCGGTCCTCACCTCCCCGACACCGGGCGCGTGAAGTCATTCTCCTTAACAAAGAACTCCTCTTCGTACTTTGAGGGGAAGGCGGAGAATGCTGTGTTACAGCGTGTCTATGGAATTTCATTCCCAAAGCAGACGATGTTAACGGAGTGGAAAAAACTTCAAGAAGAGGCCGCCCGTCGCGACCACCGCACTATTGGCCGGCATCAACAGCTCTTCCATTTCCATGAGGCCTCTCCCGGTAACGCTTTCTGGCTCCCGCATGGTGCACGCATCTACAACACACTAATTGAGTTCCAGCGCAAGCAATATCGCCGACGGGGCTTCGAGGAGGTAGTGTCTCCTAACATGTTCTCATCCAGGTTGTGGATGGTCTCCGGTCACTGGGATAAGTATGCTGACAATATGTTCCTCATCAATGTTGAAAAGGAGGACCACGGAATGAAGCCAATGAACTGTCCTGGACACTGCCTCATGTTTGCCATGCAGCCCCACTCGTACAGGGAGCTTCCTATTCGTTATGCTGATTTTGGGGTTCTGCATCGAAATGAGCTCAGCGGTGCTCTTACAGGGCTCACCCGAGTTCGTCGTTTTCAGCAGGATGATGCCCACATTTTCTGTCGGATGGATCAGGTGAAGGATGAGATCCACAGCGCTCTCATTTTTCTCAAGGATGTTTATGACGTCCTCGGCTTTAAGTTCTTTTTGAAGCACTCCACGCGGCCAGAAAACAAGCTCGGTTCAGATGAGATGTGGGATGAGGCGGAGTCCTACTTGCAGGCAGCCCTCAACAGCTTCTGCGGGATCCCCGACGAGCTTCCTGACCCATTTAACAAGGGTTCCACCTTTGTATACGATGGCCGCAAGGAGAGCGTTAAAAAACTTCGGGCAATGCTGAAGAAGCGTGGAGACAAGAAAAACGACGAGAACTCACCCGCAGATGATGTGTGGCCGGGCCCAACACATGAGGATGCATGGGAGGAAAACACCGGTGACGGTGCTTTCTATGGGCCAAAGATTGACATCGTTGTTGAAGATGCTTTGCGCCGACGGCATCAATGTGCGACCATCCAGCTTGACTTCAACTTACCGAAGCGGTTTGGTCTCAAGTACACTCTGCCGAGCAATGCAGCGGGCGATGATGGCCCAGCGCCAAAGGCCACCGAGTGCCACAAAGATCCGAACGCGGAATTAAAAGCTGACAAACCGGAGGGGAAGGTGGAGGCTGCTGCGGGAGCACCGAAGTCGTCCTACGAGAAGGCTGCACACGAACTCAACATTGACCAGCGTTTGGATGCCAATCAGGCTCGACCTGTGATGATTCACCGTGCCATTTTCGGTTCTTTGGAGCGCTGCATTGCGATCCTCTGCGAGCACTACGGCGGTGACTGGCCCTTCTGGCTGAGCCCGCGGCAAGTTATTGTCGTGCCTGTTTCGCTCGAGAACGCTGCGTACGCACAAACGGTGCGCGACACGTTTTTTGCTGCAGGCTTCTTTGCTGATGTGGACAACGGCACTGCGACGTTGGAGAAGAAGATTCGGAATGCGGAACTGGCACGGTACAACTTCATACTTGTTGTGGGACAAGCTGAGCAAGAGGGGCAGAGTGTCAATGTGAGGACTCGTGACAATCGCCGGCACGGCACGAAAACGTTGGATGAGGCATTACAATGGTTGCGAGAATTGGCCGATAAATATGATCCGTCCTTCTAA
- a CDS encoding peroxisome targeting signal 1 receptor (similar to GB:AAD54220.1: peroxisome targeting signal 1 receptor PEX5 {Trypanosoma brucei}(PMID: 10589985) similar to GB:AAF67841.1: peroxisomal targeting signal-1 receptor {Leishmania donovani} (PMID:10788481)) codes for MDCGAGFALGQQLAKDALHMQGGVRPGTTGNVEQDALMTGMMVPPTGPMEDWAQHFAAHQHHHQQHQQMMMQRQHNDALMIQQQHRDMEEAFRASARAGAPQQANAGPLMMPPGPMMMAGGMAPMMHAGGFMMGGMPQMMPCTPMGMNMGMAPVATMNPATTSTVSGAREGATAVSSAAPGVVDLGGDSAWAEKLHQAEWGQDYKDVEVHTVEGSTAQTVEEHAKTSKFYEFMDKIRKKELLVDEDSGEVVQGPGPDPDVEADTEYLARLAAMEGINVPPSVMDHMQGQDGVQRGTDEDMEGMMGDDVYDPSADVEQWAQEYAQMQAMQERLQNNTDYPFEANNPYMYHENPMEEGLSMLKLANLAEAALAFEAVCQKEPEREEAWRSLGLTQAENEKDGLAIIALNHARMLDPKDIAVHAALAVSHTNEHNANAALASLRAWLLSQPQYEQLGSVNLQADVDIDDLNVQSEDFFFAAPNEYRECRTLLHAALEMNPNDAQLHASLGVLYNLSNNYDSAAANLRRAVELRPDDAQLWNKLGATLANGNRPQEALDAYNRALDINPGYVRVMYNMAVSYSNMSQYDLAAKQLVRAIYMQVGGTTPTGEASREATRSMWDFFRMLLNVMNRPDLVELTYAQNVEPFAKEFGLQSMLL; via the coding sequence ATGGACTGCGGCGCCGGTTTTGCCTTGGGGCAACAACTTGCGAAGGATGCCCTTCACATGCAGGGCGGGGTGCGTCCTGGGACCACTGGCAACGTGGAGCAAGATGCTCTTATGACTGGCATGATGGTACCACCCACCGGGCCCATGGAAGACTGGGCTCAGCACTTTGCTGCCCATCAACATCACCACCAGCAGCATCAACAAATGATGATGCAGCGGCAACATAACGATGCGCTCATGattcagcagcagcatcgGGATATGGAGGAGGCATTTCGCGCATCCGCCAGAGCTGGGGCACCACAGCAAGCCAACGCTGGACCTCTTATGATGCCTCCAGGTCCAATGATGATGGCAGGGGGAATGGCTCCTATGATGCACGCTGGTGGTTTTATGATGGGCGGGATGCCGCAAATGATGCCATGTACTCCCATGGGAATGAACATGGGGATGGCGCCAGTAGCAACAATGAACCCAGCAACGACAAGTACAGTAAGTGGTGCTAGAGAGGGTGCCACTGCAGTATCTTCTGCAGCACCGGGTGTGGTGGATTTGGGTGGTGACAGCGCATGGGCGGAGAAATTGCACCAGGCGGAGTGGGGACAGGATTACAAGGATGTTGAGGTGCATACGGTGGAGGGCTCAACGGCACAAACTGTAGAAGAACATGCCAAGACGTCCAAATTTTATGAGTTTATGGATAAGATACGCAAAAAGGAACTTCTTGTTGATGAGGATTCAGGGGAGGTTGTTCAGGGACCGGGCCCAGACCCGGATGTGGAGGCTGACACAGAGTATTTGGCTAGGTTGGCTGCTATGGAGGGCATAAACGTACCGCCCAGTGTCATGGACCACATGCAGGGACAAGACGGCGTTCAGAGGGGGACCGATGAGGATATGGAAGGAATGATGGGTGATGATGTGTACGACCCCAGCGCCGACGTTGAGCAGTGGGCACAGGAATACGCTCAAATGCAGGCCATGCAGGAGCGTCTGCAGAACAACACAGACTATCCGTTTGAGGCCAACAACCCATATATGTACCACGAAAACCCCATGGAGGAGGGTCTTTCAATGTTAAAGCTAGCTAACCTTGCGGAGGCTGCGCTCGCTTTTGAAGCGGTGTGCCAAAAGGAGCCTGAACGTGAGGAGGCTTGGCGGTCTCTGGGCTTAACTCAAGCTGAGAATGAGAAGGACGGTCTCGCCATCATCGCACTCAACCATGCACGCATGTTGGACCCGAAGGACATTGCAGTGCACGCCGCGCTCGCGGTGTCCCACACAAATGAACACAATGCCAATGCGGCACTGGCTTCGTTACGGGCATGGCTGTTGTCGCAACCGCAGTATGAACAGCTTGGCTCAGTTAACCTGCAAGCGGACGTCGACATAGATGATTTGAATGTACAGAGCGAAGATTTCTTCTTTGCGGCTCCAAATGAGTACAGAGAGTGCCGTACGCTCCTCCATGCAGCCCTGGAGATGAACCCCAATGACGCTCAGTTACACGCAAGCCTTGGTGTATTGTACAACCTTTCCAATAATTATGACTCTGCGGCTGCTAACCTCCGCCGCGCTGTGGAACTTCGACCCGACGACGCGCAACTGTGGAACAAACTCGGCGCGACTCTCGCAAATGGCAACCGACCGCAAGAAGCTCTGGATGCGTATAACCGCGCACTTGACATCAACCCGGGATATGTGCGTGTCATGTATAATATGGCGGTTTCCTACTCTAACATGTCACAGTATGATCTCGCGGCGAAGCAACTGGTACGCGCGATTTATATGCAAGTGGGCGGCACAACTCCGACAGGAGAGGCCTCTCGTGAAGCCACGCGCTCCATGTGGGACTTCTTCCGTATGCTTCTGAACGTTATGAACCGTCCGGACCTCGTGGAACTGACATATGCTCAAAATGTGGAGCCATTCGCAAAGGAGTTTGGCCTGCAGTCTATGTTACTGTGA
- a CDS encoding 60S ribosomal protein L2, putative, translating to MGKTVLTCRKGNGSVYQVHGHKRLGPAKLRILDYAERHGFMRGVVKAIEHEPGRGAPLARVEFRHPYKYRRVKELMVAPEGMFTGQSMLCGVKAPLAIGNVLPLGQITEGCIVCNVEAKVGDRGTLARASGDYCIIISHNTETGRTRLKLPSGQKKTVPSSCRAMIGIVAGGGRIEKPVLKAGNSFYRFRGKRNCWPKVRGVARNPVEHPHGGGNHQHIGHPSTVSRHAPPGQKVGLIAARRTGRIRGSRAVRGAWHPEE from the coding sequence ATGGGGAAGACAGTGCTTACCTGCCGTAAGGGCAACGGCTCTGTGTACCAGGTGCATGGCCACAAGCGGCTCGGACCCGCGAAGCTGCGCATTCTCGACTACGCCGAGCGTCACGGTTTCATGCGCGGTGTTGTGAAGGCCATCGAACACGAGCCTGGTCGCGGTGCTCCGCTGGCGCGCGTTGAGTTCCGCCACCCGTATAAATACCGCCGCGTGAAGGAATTGATGGTCGCTCCGGAAGGCATGTTCACCGGACAGTCGATGCTCTGTGGTGTTAAGGCACCGCTTGCTATTGGGAATGTCCTGCCACTCGGTCAAATCACGGAGGGTTGCATCGTTTGCAACGTGGAGGCGAAGGTTGGCGACCGCGGTACCCTCGCCCGTGCTTCTGGCGACTATTGCATTATTATTTCGCACAACACTGAAACGGGTCGCACCCGCCTCAAGCTTCCAAGCGGCCAGAAGAAAACGGTTCCCAGCAGCTGCCGTGCCATGATTGGCATCGTCGCCGGTGGTGGCCGTATTGAAAAGCCGGTCCTTAAAGCCGGTAATTCCTTCTACCGCTTCCGTGGCAAACGCAACTGCTGGCCCAAGGTACGTGGTGTGGCTCGTAACCCCGTGGAGCACCCTCACGGTGGTGGTAACCATCAACATATTGGCCACCCCTCCACCGTCTCGCGCCACGCCCCACCCGGACAGAAGGTTGGTTTAATTGCCGCCCGTCGCACGGGTCGGATTCGCGGTAGCAGAGCTGTCAGGGGCGCATGGCATCCTGAAGAGTAA